A genomic region of Streptomyces sp. R33 contains the following coding sequences:
- a CDS encoding TetR family transcriptional regulator, whose amino-acid sequence MTEPAKPRRGPGRPRQDEADDGPGTQERIRLAAREVFAERGYDKTSVRGIAKVAGVDPALVHHYFGSKDDLFAAAIEVTMEPALVVPAIVGEGPDGIGERLARYFLGVWENPATRAPLLAVVRSALTHEAAAAVLRRLVLRRVLERVAADLEVPDPTFRAELAASHMIGIALLRYVVQVEPLASADPEAIVALVAPTLQRYLTEE is encoded by the coding sequence ATGACGGAACCCGCCAAGCCGCGCCGCGGCCCCGGCCGGCCCCGTCAGGACGAGGCCGACGACGGCCCCGGCACCCAGGAGCGGATCCGGCTCGCGGCCCGCGAGGTGTTCGCGGAGCGCGGGTACGACAAGACGTCCGTACGCGGCATCGCGAAGGTCGCCGGCGTGGACCCGGCGCTGGTCCACCACTACTTCGGCAGCAAGGACGACCTCTTCGCCGCCGCCATCGAGGTCACGATGGAGCCCGCCCTCGTCGTCCCCGCGATCGTGGGAGAGGGCCCCGACGGCATCGGCGAGCGGCTCGCGCGTTATTTCCTGGGGGTCTGGGAGAACCCGGCCACCCGGGCCCCGCTCCTCGCCGTCGTCCGCTCCGCCCTCACGCACGAGGCCGCGGCCGCCGTGCTGCGCCGGCTGGTCCTGCGCCGGGTCCTGGAACGGGTCGCGGCCGACCTCGAGGTCCCCGACCCCACCTTCCGCGCCGAGCTCGCCGCCTCCCACATGATCGGCATCGCGCTCCTGCGGTACGTGGTCCAGGTCGAGCCCCTCGCGTCCGCCGACCCGGAGGCCATCGTCGCCCTGGTGGCCCCGACCCTCCAGCGCTACTTGACCGAGGAATGA
- a CDS encoding sugar phosphate isomerase/epimerase: MAKPVRIPTAKVALSTASVYPESTATAFEIAARLGYDGVEVMVWTDPVSQDIDALRRLSDQHQVPILAVHAPCLLITQRVWSTDPWTKLQRAQAAAERLGASTVVVHPPFRWQRQYARDFVSGIWRMADETDVRFAVENMYPWRYRDREMLAYAPEWDVTKDDYRHFTVDLSHTATARTDATAMIDRMGDRLAHVHLADGNGSAKDEHLVPGRGTQPCAELLERLAARSFAGHVVIEVNTRRAMSSAEREADLAEALAFTRLHLAASASATPVRTPRP, translated from the coding sequence GTGGCAAAACCAGTCCGGATCCCGACCGCGAAAGTCGCCCTCTCCACCGCCTCCGTGTACCCGGAGTCGACGGCGACCGCCTTCGAGATCGCCGCGCGCCTCGGGTACGACGGCGTCGAGGTGATGGTCTGGACGGATCCGGTCAGCCAGGACATCGATGCGCTGCGGCGGCTTTCGGATCAGCATCAGGTGCCGATCCTTGCCGTCCACGCCCCTTGTCTGTTGATCACGCAGCGCGTGTGGTCCACCGATCCCTGGACCAAGCTCCAGCGCGCGCAGGCCGCGGCCGAGCGGCTGGGGGCCTCCACCGTCGTCGTGCACCCGCCCTTCCGGTGGCAGCGGCAGTACGCGCGGGACTTCGTCAGCGGCATCTGGCGGATGGCCGACGAGACCGACGTCCGGTTCGCCGTCGAGAACATGTACCCGTGGCGGTACCGGGACCGGGAGATGCTGGCCTACGCCCCCGAGTGGGACGTCACCAAAGACGACTACCGGCATTTCACCGTCGATCTTTCGCATACCGCCACCGCCCGTACGGACGCCACCGCGATGATCGACCGCATGGGGGACCGGCTCGCGCACGTGCACCTCGCTGACGGGAACGGCTCGGCCAAGGACGAGCACCTCGTCCCCGGCCGCGGCACCCAGCCCTGCGCCGAGCTGCTGGAACGTCTCGCCGCCCGTTCCTTCGCCGGGCACGTCGTCATCGAGGTGAACACCCGCCGCGCGATGTCCTCCGCGGAGCGCGAGGCCGACCTCGCCGAGGCCCTGGCCTTCACCCGGCTCCACCTCGCGGCCAGTGCCAGTGCCACCCCGGTCCGGACCCCCCGGCCATGA
- a CDS encoding Ppx/GppA phosphatase family protein produces the protein MRLGVLDVGSNTIHLLVVDAHPGARPQPAHSHKVELRLAELLDEAGAVTPAGIERLVSVIGEAAQAAEDKGCEDVLPFATSAVREATNADEVLARVKLETGVDLPILSGEDEARLTFLAVRRWFGWSAGKLLVLDIGGGSLEIAYGIDEDPDAAVSLPLGAGRLTTGWLPGDPPDAADVRALRRHARAQIARTVGEFSRFGAPDHVVATSKTFRQLARIAGAARSADGLYVQRDLTRKSLEEWVPRLASMTTAQRAALPGVSEGRASQLLAGALVAEGAMDLFGVDELEICPWALREGVILRRLDHLP, from the coding sequence ATGAGACTCGGTGTCCTTGATGTGGGTTCGAACACGATCCATCTGCTGGTGGTGGACGCGCACCCCGGCGCGCGCCCGCAGCCGGCGCACTCGCACAAGGTGGAACTGCGGCTGGCGGAGCTGCTCGATGAGGCCGGAGCGGTCACCCCGGCAGGCATAGAGCGCCTCGTATCGGTGATCGGCGAGGCCGCGCAGGCCGCCGAGGACAAGGGCTGCGAGGACGTGCTGCCGTTCGCGACCAGCGCCGTGCGCGAGGCCACCAACGCGGACGAGGTCCTGGCCCGGGTGAAGCTCGAGACCGGCGTCGACCTCCCCATCCTCAGCGGCGAGGACGAGGCGCGGCTGACGTTCCTCGCCGTCCGCCGCTGGTTCGGCTGGTCCGCGGGCAAGCTGCTGGTCCTCGACATCGGCGGCGGCTCGCTGGAGATCGCGTACGGCATCGACGAGGACCCCGACGCGGCGGTCTCGCTGCCGCTGGGCGCGGGCCGCCTCACCACGGGCTGGCTCCCGGGCGACCCGCCGGACGCGGCGGACGTACGGGCCCTGCGGCGGCACGCGCGGGCGCAGATCGCGCGCACGGTCGGCGAGTTCAGCCGCTTCGGGGCGCCGGACCACGTGGTGGCGACGTCGAAGACGTTCCGGCAGCTGGCCCGCATCGCGGGCGCGGCGCGCTCGGCGGACGGGCTGTACGTACAGCGGGACCTGACCCGCAAGTCCCTGGAGGAGTGGGTGCCGAGGCTCGCGTCGATGACGACCGCGCAGCGGGCCGCCCTCCCGGGCGTCTCGGAGGGCCGCGCGTCCCAGCTGCTGGCGGGGGCGCTGGTCGCGGAGGGTGCGATGGACCTCTTCGGCGTCGACGAACTCGAGATCTGCCCCTGGGCCCTCCGCGAGGGCGTCATCCTCCGCCGCCTGGACCACCTCCCGTAG
- the radA gene encoding DNA repair protein RadA produces the protein MAARTSRSSAKDRPSYRCSECGYTTAKWLGRCPECQAWGTVEEMGGAPAVRTTAAGRVSAPALPIAQVDGRTATARSTGVDELDRVLGGGLVPGAVVLLAGEPGVGKSTLLLDVAAKAASEAHRTLYVTGEESASQVRLRADRIKALNDHLFLAAETDLSAVLGHLDAVQPSLLILDSVQTVASPEIDGAPGGMAQVREVAGALIRASKERGMATLLVGHVTKDGAIAGPRLLEHLVDVVLSFEGDRHARLRLVRGVKNRYGATDEVGCFELHDEGITGLADPSGLFLTRRAEAVPGTCLTVTLEGKRPLVAEVQALTVDSQIPSPRRTTSGLETSRVSMMLAVLEQRGRITALGKRDIYSATVGGVKLTEPAADLAIALALASAASDVPLPKNLVAIGEVGLAGEVRRVTGVQRRLAEAHRLGFTHALVPGDPGKVPAGMKVTEVADMGDALRVLPRGRSRASAKE, from the coding sequence ATGGCTGCCCGTACATCTCGTTCATCCGCCAAGGACCGGCCGTCCTACCGCTGCTCCGAGTGCGGGTACACGACCGCGAAATGGCTCGGGCGGTGCCCCGAGTGCCAGGCGTGGGGCACCGTCGAGGAGATGGGCGGCGCGCCCGCGGTACGGACCACCGCCGCCGGGCGGGTCTCGGCGCCCGCGCTCCCGATCGCGCAGGTCGACGGCCGGACGGCGACCGCCCGCAGCACCGGTGTGGACGAGCTGGACCGGGTCCTCGGCGGCGGGCTCGTGCCCGGCGCCGTCGTCCTGCTGGCCGGCGAGCCGGGCGTCGGGAAGTCGACGCTGCTGCTGGACGTCGCGGCGAAGGCGGCCAGCGAGGCGCACCGCACCCTCTACGTCACGGGTGAGGAGTCGGCGAGCCAGGTGCGGCTGCGGGCCGACCGGATCAAGGCGCTGAACGACCACCTGTTCCTCGCCGCCGAGACCGACCTGTCCGCCGTACTGGGCCACCTCGACGCCGTGCAGCCCTCGCTGCTGATCCTGGACTCCGTACAGACCGTGGCCTCGCCCGAGATCGACGGCGCGCCCGGCGGCATGGCCCAGGTCCGCGAGGTGGCCGGGGCGCTGATCCGGGCCTCCAAGGAACGCGGGATGGCCACCCTGCTGGTCGGGCACGTCACCAAGGACGGGGCGATCGCCGGCCCGCGGCTGCTGGAGCACCTGGTGGACGTGGTCCTCAGCTTCGAGGGCGACCGGCACGCGCGCCTGCGCCTCGTACGCGGCGTCAAGAACCGGTACGGGGCCACCGACGAGGTGGGCTGCTTCGAACTGCACGACGAGGGGATCACCGGGCTCGCCGACCCGAGCGGGCTGTTCCTGACCCGGCGCGCGGAGGCCGTCCCCGGGACCTGCCTGACGGTGACGCTGGAGGGCAAGCGCCCGCTGGTCGCCGAGGTGCAGGCGCTGACCGTGGACTCGCAGATCCCCTCGCCCCGGCGGACCACCTCGGGCCTGGAGACCTCCCGCGTCTCGATGATGCTGGCGGTCCTGGAGCAGCGCGGCCGGATCACCGCGCTCGGCAAGCGCGACATCTACTCCGCCACCGTGGGCGGGGTGAAGCTGACGGAGCCCGCCGCCGACCTGGCGATCGCGCTGGCGCTGGCCTCGGCGGCGAGCGACGTGCCGTTGCCGAAGAACCTCGTCGCGATCGGGGAGGTCGGCCTCGCGGGCGAGGTGCGCCGCGTGACCGGAGTGCAGCGGCGCCTCGCGGAGGCGCACCGGCTCGGCTTCACGCACGCCCTGGTGCCGGGCGACCCCGGGAAGGTGCCGGCCGGGATGAAGGTCACCGAGGTCGCGGACATGGGAGACGCGCTGCGGGTCCTGCCGCGCGGGCGGTCGCGGGCGTCGGCCAAGGAGTAG
- the disA gene encoding DNA integrity scanning diadenylate cyclase DisA — MAAKDGAAASGKSGAGSKQEAMMRASLSAVAPGQPLRDGLERIVRGNTGGLIVLGMDKTVEAMCTGGFVLDVEFTATRLRELCKLDGALILDKDITKILRAGVQLVPDASIPTEETGTRHRTADRVSKQCGFPVVSVSQSMRLIALYVDGERRVLEESGAILSRANQALATLERYKLRLDEVAGTLSALEIEDLVTVRDVTAVAQRLEMVRRIATEIAEYVVELGTDGRLLSLQLDELTVGIEQERELVIRDYVPEPTAKRSRTVDEALPALDALTHPELLELGIVARALGYTGSPETLDSAVSPRGYRLLAKVPRLPGAIIERLVEHFGGLQKLLAASVDDLQAVDGVGEARARSVREGLSRLAESSILERYV, encoded by the coding sequence GTGGCAGCCAAGGACGGGGCAGCAGCATCCGGAAAGTCGGGCGCCGGCTCCAAGCAGGAGGCCATGATGCGCGCCTCGCTGAGCGCGGTCGCACCTGGTCAGCCCCTGCGCGACGGTCTGGAACGGATCGTCCGCGGCAACACCGGTGGCCTCATCGTCCTCGGGATGGACAAGACCGTCGAGGCGATGTGCACGGGCGGTTTCGTCCTGGATGTGGAGTTCACCGCGACCCGGCTGCGCGAGCTGTGCAAGCTCGACGGTGCGCTGATCCTGGACAAGGACATCACCAAGATCCTGCGGGCCGGCGTCCAGCTGGTGCCGGACGCGTCGATCCCGACGGAGGAGACGGGCACCCGTCACCGCACCGCGGACCGCGTCTCGAAGCAGTGCGGCTTCCCGGTGGTGTCGGTGTCGCAGTCGATGCGGCTGATCGCGCTGTACGTGGACGGGGAGCGCCGGGTCCTCGAGGAGTCCGGGGCGATCCTGTCGCGGGCGAACCAGGCGCTGGCCACGCTGGAGCGGTACAAGCTGCGGCTCGACGAGGTCGCGGGCACGCTGTCGGCGCTGGAGATCGAGGACCTGGTCACGGTGCGCGACGTGACGGCGGTCGCGCAGCGGCTGGAAATGGTGCGCCGCATTGCCACGGAAATCGCGGAATACGTGGTCGAGCTGGGCACGGACGGGCGACTGCTGTCGCTCCAGCTGGACGAGCTGACCGTCGGCATCGAGCAGGAGCGGGAGCTGGTGATCCGCGACTACGTGCCGGAGCCGACGGCGAAGCGCTCCCGCACGGTGGACGAGGCGCTGCCCGCGCTGGACGCGCTGACGCATCCGGAGCTGCTGGAGCTCGGCATCGTGGCACGGGCGCTGGGGTACACCGGCTCGCCGGAGACGCTGGACTCGGCGGTGTCCCCGCGGGGGTACCGGCTGCTGGCGAAGGTCCCGCGGCTTCCGGGGGCCATCATCGAGCGGCTGGTGGAGCACTTCGGGGGCCTGCAGAAGCTGTTGGCCGCGTCGGTGGACGATCTCCAGGCCGTGGACGGCGTGGGCGAGGCGCGGGCGCGCAGTGTCCGCGAGGGCCTGTCCCGTCTGGCGGAGTCGTCGATCCTCGAGCGCTACGTCTAA
- a CDS encoding A/G-specific adenine glycosylase, which translates to MTASTSPSPETFPDVSHALHSPVIAWFEEHARDLPWRRPEAGPWGVMVSEFMLQQTPVSRVLPVYEQWLARWPRPADLAAEAPGEAVRAWGRLGYPRRALRLHGAAVAITERHGGDVPREHAQLLALPGIGEYTAAAVASFAYGQRHAVLDTNVRRVFARTTTGVEYPPNATTAAERRLARALLPDDEGTAARWAAASMELGALVCTAKSPDCLRCPVAGLCAWRLAGKPAHEGPPRRGQTYAGTDRQVRGKLLAVLRDAVGPVPQAVLDTVWDEPVQRARSLDGLVSDGLVEPLAGGMYRLPQGPAAN; encoded by the coding sequence ATGACTGCATCCACCAGCCCTTCCCCCGAGACGTTCCCCGACGTGTCCCACGCGCTGCACTCCCCGGTCATCGCCTGGTTCGAGGAGCACGCCCGCGACCTGCCCTGGCGCCGCCCCGAGGCCGGCCCCTGGGGGGTCATGGTCAGCGAGTTCATGCTCCAGCAGACCCCGGTCAGCCGGGTCCTGCCGGTGTACGAGCAGTGGCTCGCCCGGTGGCCCCGCCCGGCCGACCTGGCCGCGGAGGCCCCCGGCGAGGCCGTACGGGCCTGGGGGCGGCTCGGCTACCCCCGCCGGGCCCTGCGCCTGCACGGCGCGGCCGTCGCGATAACGGAGCGGCACGGGGGCGACGTACCGCGGGAGCACGCGCAGCTGCTCGCGCTGCCCGGGATCGGCGAGTACACGGCGGCCGCCGTGGCCTCGTTCGCGTACGGGCAGCGGCACGCCGTGCTCGACACCAACGTGCGCCGGGTCTTCGCGCGCACCACGACCGGGGTCGAGTACCCGCCGAACGCCACCACGGCCGCCGAGCGGCGCCTGGCCCGGGCCCTGCTGCCCGACGACGAGGGCACCGCGGCCCGCTGGGCGGCGGCCTCCATGGAGCTCGGCGCCCTGGTGTGCACGGCCAAGTCCCCGGACTGCTTGCGCTGCCCGGTGGCCGGGCTGTGCGCGTGGAGGCTGGCCGGGAAGCCGGCGCACGAGGGGCCGCCGCGGCGCGGCCAGACGTACGCGGGGACGGACCGGCAGGTGCGCGGCAAGCTCCTCGCAGTGCTGCGGGATGCGGTCGGACCGGTTCCGCAGGCGGTGCTCGACACCGTCTGGGACGAGCCCGTGCAGCGGGCCCGGTCGCTGGACGGGCTGGTCTCCGACGGGCTGGTCGAACCGCTCGCCGGGGGGATGTACCGGCTGCCGCAGGGCCCCGCGGCGAACTGA
- a CDS encoding SigE family RNA polymerase sigma factor yields the protein MAHGEVLGFEEYVRTRQDALLRSARRLVPDPTDAQDLLQTALVRTYGRWDGIADKSLADAYLRRVMINTRTEWWRARKLEEVPTEQLPDASVEDGSDQRADRALLMDILKVLAPKQRSVVVLRHWEQMSTEETAAALGMSAGTVKSTLHRALARLRQELESRDLDMRALERGDHRGDHTIRYEGRERCAA from the coding sequence ATGGCGCACGGCGAGGTACTCGGATTCGAGGAGTACGTACGCACTCGGCAGGATGCGCTCCTGCGCAGTGCCCGGCGCCTGGTCCCGGACCCCACGGACGCGCAGGACCTCCTGCAGACCGCGCTGGTGCGCACGTACGGCCGCTGGGACGGCATCGCCGACAAGTCGCTGGCCGACGCCTATCTGCGCCGCGTCATGATCAACACCCGCACCGAGTGGTGGCGCGCCCGCAAGCTGGAGGAAGTCCCCACCGAGCAGCTCCCGGACGCCTCCGTCGAGGACGGCTCCGACCAGCGCGCCGACCGCGCCCTGCTGATGGACATCCTCAAGGTTCTCGCGCCCAAGCAGCGCAGCGTGGTCGTGCTGCGACACTGGGAGCAGATGAGCACCGAGGAGACCGCCGCCGCGCTCGGCATGTCGGCGGGTACTGTGAAGAGCACCCTGCACCGCGCGCTGGCCCGGCTCCGGCAGGAGTTGGAGAGCCGGGATCTGGACATGCGCGCGCTGGAGCGCGGTGACCACCGCGGTGACCACACCATCCGGTACGAGGGGCGTGAGCGGTGCGCGGCCTGA
- the cseB gene encoding two-component system response regulator CseB, with amino-acid sequence MAETHVLFVEDDDVIREATTLALERDGFVVTAMPDGLSGLESFRANQPDIALLDVMVPGMDGVSLCRRIRDESTVPVIMLSARADSIDVVLGLEAGADDYVTKPFDGSVLVARIRAVLRRFGHAGGPQNGRPGANGEDGSEERGVLVFGDLEVDTEGMEVRRAGAPVALTPTEMRLLLEFSSAPGTVLSRDRLLERVWDYDWGGDTRVVDVHVQRLRTKIGQDRIETVRGFGYKLKG; translated from the coding sequence ATGGCCGAGACCCATGTCCTGTTCGTGGAGGACGACGACGTCATCCGCGAGGCCACGACCCTGGCGCTGGAACGCGACGGGTTCGTGGTCACCGCCATGCCCGACGGCCTGTCCGGCCTGGAGTCCTTCCGGGCCAACCAGCCGGACATCGCGCTGCTCGACGTGATGGTGCCCGGCATGGACGGCGTGAGCCTGTGCCGCCGGATCCGCGACGAGTCCACCGTGCCCGTGATCATGCTGTCGGCGCGCGCCGACTCCATCGACGTCGTCCTCGGCCTGGAGGCGGGCGCCGACGACTACGTCACCAAGCCGTTCGACGGCTCGGTCCTCGTCGCCCGGATCCGCGCCGTGCTGCGCCGCTTCGGCCACGCCGGCGGCCCGCAGAACGGACGGCCGGGGGCGAACGGCGAGGACGGCTCCGAGGAGCGCGGGGTGCTGGTCTTCGGCGACCTGGAGGTCGACACCGAGGGCATGGAGGTCCGCAGGGCCGGCGCCCCGGTGGCGCTGACGCCCACCGAGATGCGGCTGCTCCTGGAATTCTCCTCCGCGCCCGGCACCGTTCTCTCGCGCGACCGCCTGCTGGAGAGGGTCTGGGACTACGACTGGGGCGGCGACACCCGCGTCGTGGACGTCCACGTCCAGCGGCTGCGCACGAAGATCGGACAGGACCGCATCGAAACGGTCCGAGGATTCGGATACAAGCTCAAGGGATGA
- the cseC gene encoding two-component system sensor histidine kinase CseC, which yields MRRFTLRTGIRWKITLAIAAVGALVAVALSLVVHSAARVSMLESARDAQLANVNVIARFVEAGRKPALGAKVNDPELPAALREKARSGRRGTYIQESRKGVPEVWAAVPLGNGQVLSLHSEFKESANMVRDLDRALVVGSISVVVAGAALGVLIGGQISSRLRKAAAAAQRVAHGDPDVRVRDAVGGVVRDETDDLARAVDAMADALQERLEAERRVTADIAHELRTPVTGLLTAAELLPPGRPTELVRDRAQAMRALVEDVLEVARLDSASERAELQDVALGEFVSRRVTSLMPEASVRVVADEIVSTDPRRLERILGNLLANASRYGQPPVQVDIEGRVVRVRDHGPGFPEALLREGPSRFRTGSTDRAGVGHGLGLTIAEGQARVLGARLTFRNVAAPGGADREGAAAGAVAVLWLPEHAPTATGSFPVVKVQS from the coding sequence ATGAGGCGCTTCACCCTCCGTACGGGGATCCGCTGGAAGATCACGCTCGCCATCGCCGCCGTCGGCGCGCTCGTCGCCGTGGCACTGAGCCTGGTCGTGCACAGTGCTGCCCGCGTCTCGATGCTCGAGAGCGCCCGCGACGCGCAGCTGGCCAACGTCAACGTCATCGCCCGCTTCGTCGAAGCCGGGCGCAAGCCGGCCCTGGGGGCCAAGGTCAACGACCCCGAGCTGCCCGCTGCGCTGCGCGAGAAGGCGCGGTCGGGGCGGCGCGGCACGTACATCCAGGAGTCGCGCAAGGGCGTGCCGGAGGTGTGGGCCGCGGTGCCGCTCGGGAACGGGCAGGTGCTGTCGCTGCACAGCGAGTTCAAGGAGAGCGCCAACATGGTGCGCGACCTGGACCGGGCCCTGGTCGTCGGGTCGATCTCCGTCGTCGTCGCGGGCGCCGCGCTCGGTGTGCTCATCGGCGGGCAGATCTCGAGCCGGCTGCGCAAGGCCGCGGCCGCTGCGCAGCGGGTGGCGCACGGGGATCCCGACGTACGGGTGCGGGATGCGGTCGGGGGCGTCGTACGCGACGAGACCGACGACCTCGCGCGGGCCGTGGACGCCATGGCGGATGCGCTCCAGGAGCGGCTGGAGGCCGAGCGGCGGGTGACCGCGGACATCGCGCACGAGCTGCGGACCCCGGTGACGGGCCTGCTCACGGCGGCGGAACTGCTGCCTCCGGGGCGGCCGACCGAGCTGGTGCGGGACCGGGCGCAGGCGATGCGGGCGCTGGTCGAGGACGTACTGGAGGTGGCCCGGCTGGACAGCGCGTCCGAGCGGGCGGAGCTCCAGGACGTGGCGCTGGGCGAGTTCGTGAGCCGGCGGGTGACCTCGCTGATGCCGGAGGCTTCGGTACGGGTGGTCGCGGACGAGATCGTCAGCACCGACCCGCGGCGGCTGGAGCGGATCCTGGGCAACCTGCTGGCCAATGCCTCGCGGTACGGGCAGCCGCCGGTCCAGGTGGACATCGAGGGCCGGGTCGTCCGGGTCCGGGACCACGGGCCGGGCTTCCCGGAGGCGCTGCTGCGCGAGGGGCCGAGCCGGTTCCGGACCGGGTCGACGGACCGCGCCGGGGTGGGGCACGGCCTCGGGCTGACCATCGCGGAGGGGCAGGCGCGGGTGCTGGGCGCCCGGCTGACGTTCCGCAACGTGGCGGCTCCGGGCGGCGCGGACCGCGAGGGAGCGGCGGCCGGAGCGGTGGCGGTGCTGTGGCTGCCGGAGCACGCGCCGACGGCCACGGGAAGCTTCCCGGTCGTCAAGGTGCAGAGCTGA
- a CDS encoding LamG-like jellyroll fold domain-containing protein, whose protein sequence is MTDGTNPPSNPQPEPAPGNGGCGFPPVPPAPAAGYGYPPGTPAPGGGGSFGPPPGVPADGGGYGYGYPQPGAQPGPYQQAPAAAPQPWAQGLPDMGGSAAPGPGLPGPFVPPSDQPDWEAMADRSAAEKRRKRLWMIGAAVTVLALLAGGGTFLLLGDDKGEDEAKNDTPSPSVSASPSPSGSKSKAPVDNTPTVKDDPTQIRDRSGKAPLKMGPDAGVFPIEKRFEIRTKGNENSYAESAKGVVDTSKSFTVSAHVWNRAPKGRQIAVSQGNEKSFSFELGLDQVNGKPTWVFRVQTGDQGAEATAVTVTGESPKMEKTFSTLTGTYDAERKQIALYVNGKKTGEAPVPGVFQAQGPLQLARSRHEDKWTAPWSGAMETVQTYDVVLSPAQIDTLKPGRVDAKTKPTGSWLLY, encoded by the coding sequence ATGACCGACGGTACGAATCCCCCCAGCAACCCGCAGCCCGAGCCCGCCCCCGGGAACGGGGGCTGCGGGTTCCCGCCGGTCCCACCGGCCCCCGCAGCCGGCTACGGCTACCCGCCCGGCACCCCGGCGCCGGGTGGCGGCGGCAGCTTCGGACCGCCGCCGGGCGTCCCCGCTGACGGCGGCGGCTACGGCTACGGCTACCCGCAGCCGGGCGCTCAGCCCGGCCCGTACCAGCAGGCACCGGCCGCGGCGCCCCAGCCGTGGGCCCAGGGGCTCCCGGACATGGGCGGGTCGGCCGCGCCGGGCCCCGGGCTCCCCGGGCCGTTCGTGCCGCCGTCGGACCAGCCGGACTGGGAGGCCATGGCCGACCGCTCGGCGGCCGAGAAGCGCAGGAAGCGGCTGTGGATGATCGGCGCCGCGGTGACCGTACTGGCGCTGCTCGCCGGCGGTGGAACGTTCCTGCTGCTGGGCGACGACAAGGGCGAGGACGAGGCGAAGAACGACACGCCCTCCCCGTCCGTGTCGGCCTCGCCCTCCCCCAGCGGGTCGAAGAGCAAGGCCCCGGTCGACAACACGCCGACCGTCAAGGACGACCCGACGCAGATCCGGGACCGCAGCGGAAAGGCCCCTCTGAAGATGGGCCCGGACGCCGGGGTCTTCCCGATCGAGAAGCGCTTCGAGATCCGGACGAAGGGCAACGAGAACTCGTACGCCGAGTCCGCGAAGGGCGTCGTGGACACGTCCAAGAGCTTCACCGTCTCGGCGCACGTCTGGAACCGCGCCCCGAAGGGACGCCAGATCGCCGTCAGCCAGGGCAACGAGAAGTCCTTCTCGTTCGAGCTGGGCCTGGACCAGGTGAACGGCAAGCCGACCTGGGTCTTCCGTGTCCAGACGGGCGACCAGGGCGCCGAGGCGACCGCGGTGACCGTGACCGGCGAGAGCCCCAAGATGGAGAAGACCTTCTCCACCCTGACGGGGACCTACGACGCCGAACGCAAGCAGATCGCCCTCTACGTCAACGGCAAGAAGACCGGCGAGGCCCCCGTCCCCGGCGTCTTCCAGGCACAGGGCCCGCTGCAGCTGGCGCGCTCGCGCCACGAGGACAAGTGGACCGCGCCGTGGAGCGGGGCCATGGAGACCGTGCAGACCTACGACGTGGTCCTCTCGCCCGCCCAGATCGACACCCTCAAGCCGGGCAGGGTCGACGCGAAGACGAAGCCGACGGGCTCCTGGCTCCTGTACTGA
- a CDS encoding M23 family metallopeptidase — protein MFAKRVSTRRTRLAIGTTALGAVLALGAGTTAAFADTASQTAAKAPAAAAKAPAKTAGWQKPVTSYTLSATFGKGGSMWSHKHSGQDFACPVGTPVKAASAGVVVKAGPNGGGDGPAYGNAIVIKHANNTYSQYAHLSKIKVRIGQKVAKGAQVALSGNTGNSSGPHLHFEIRTTPNYGSAVNPVAFLRNAGVTV, from the coding sequence ATGTTCGCGAAGCGCGTCAGCACCCGTCGTACCCGTCTCGCCATCGGCACCACCGCTCTCGGTGCGGTTCTGGCTCTCGGGGCCGGGACGACCGCCGCCTTCGCCGACACGGCCTCGCAGACCGCCGCCAAGGCCCCCGCGGCCGCCGCGAAGGCCCCCGCGAAGACCGCCGGCTGGCAGAAGCCGGTCACCAGCTACACGCTCTCCGCGACCTTCGGCAAGGGCGGCAGCATGTGGTCCCACAAGCACTCGGGCCAGGACTTCGCCTGCCCCGTCGGCACCCCGGTCAAGGCCGCCTCTGCGGGCGTCGTCGTCAAGGCCGGCCCGAACGGCGGCGGCGACGGCCCGGCGTACGGCAACGCCATCGTGATCAAGCACGCGAACAACACGTACTCCCAGTACGCGCACCTCTCGAAGATCAAGGTCCGGATCGGCCAGAAGGTCGCCAAGGGCGCGCAGGTCGCGCTGTCCGGCAACACCGGCAACTCGAGCGGCCCGCACCTCCACTTCGAGATCCGGACCACCCCGAACTACGGCTCGGCCGTGAACCCGGTCGCGTTCCTGCGCAACGCCGGCGTCACCGTCTGA